The Mangrovibacterium diazotrophicum DNA window ACTAGCTAAAAGACATTTAATTTTGAATTTCAAGAAGCGGTTTTTGTCATTATTTTTTTACTTTTGCAGCAAAATTTGAAATTTATATAATTCATTCAAAATATGGCAACTACAGCTGATTTCAAGAACGGACTGACGATTGAGTACAACGGCCAGCTCTTTACAATCATTCAGTTCCAACACGTAAAACCGGGAAAGGGTGCTGCTTTTGTTCGTACCAAGCTTAAAAATGTTAAGACCGGAAAAGTAATCGAAAATACCTTCAACTCGGGTGTTAAAGTAAACACTGTTCGCGTTGAACGTCGTCCGTACCAATACCTGTACAAAGACGATATGGGTTACAACTTCATGCACACCGAGACTTTTGAACAAGTTTCGATTGACCCGGAATTGATTGAAAATGCCGACTTGATGAAAGAAGGTCAAATCATTGAAATCAACTTCCAAGCGGAGAGTGAAACAGCGTTGACTGCAGAACTTCCTCAATACGTTGAATTGGAAGTAACTGAAACCATCGCAGGTGAAAAAGGCAACACAGCCAGCTCAACAGCACTGAAACCAGCTACAATGGAAACAGGTGCCGAAGTAATGGTTCCAATGTTCATCAATGCAGGCGAAGTTCTGAAAATCGATACTCGTGACCGTTCATACAGCGAACGTGTAAAAAGATAATTATTCAACCGAATAATCAATCAAGGCTTTCCATCGCGGAGAGCCTTTTTTGTTTGAAAGCACCCACACGCAGAGACGCAAAATTCCGAAGCAAAAAGTGGTTCGAAAAAAGCTTGGTGATAACCAAACAACAAAGACAACCAGGACAACTATCGGCTTTCCCTCCAACTGCTGATTCCCCCAATTGCAGCCTATTTCATTTTTAGTCAAGTTCGATTTTCTCCGGAAAGGAAGGATCTTTCAACTTTAGATCGAGAACAACCAGCACGGCTACAAAAAACCAAACTGGAATCGCTGCTTTATCGGTATCCAAAAAGTTATTCAGAAAACCATGTGTAAAGTAACTCACCAAGGCCATCAAAACCGATAAGGTTAGCACTTTATCCTCTTTGCTTTTCGCACGGCCATAAACGCGGAAGCCTGTTCGGAATATTGCCAAAACAACCAGCAAGAAGCTGATAGTTCCCAGGATTCCAGACTCGGCCAGTGGCCCCAAATATTCGGAATGCGCATTCCCGCCGTCAGCCGAGTTGGTGCTGATAATCGTACGCAAATCCGTCTTCTGA harbors:
- the efp gene encoding elongation factor P, which gives rise to MATTADFKNGLTIEYNGQLFTIIQFQHVKPGKGAAFVRTKLKNVKTGKVIENTFNSGVKVNTVRVERRPYQYLYKDDMGYNFMHTETFEQVSIDPELIENADLMKEGQIIEINFQAESETALTAELPQYVELEVTETIAGEKGNTASSTALKPATMETGAEVMVPMFINAGEVLKIDTRDRSYSERVKR